In Juglans regia cultivar Chandler chromosome 13, Walnut 2.0, whole genome shotgun sequence, the following proteins share a genomic window:
- the LOC109005857 gene encoding uncharacterized protein LOC109005857 produces MEDFNGWIHQGGLVEMKSKGKTYSRCNGQSGLAQSWEKLDRVLMDVPLIASFPNAIYSYLQRTTSDHSPMDIVFKMDPFSYGLSPFWFQQMWVDHPQFLMCVRQAWSVPVVGHGLTKLAVKLKNTKVALREWNKHIFGHTTMHINSLESHIEELENKLHQSWDEATERDLLVLSSELDTWLHREETRLAQISKLKWHGEGDRNTNTFHACLANKRRKRAVEMRCSNGMVFNSPESLHQGAVDFFSNFLQGMPTRLLPDLSTLISPVILDSDSSIMCSVPTMKEVFSAFSSSLSNSALRPNGFGSGFFKSYWEVVKEDVLEAISEFFVSKQLP; encoded by the coding sequence ATGGAGGATTTCAATGGCTGGATCCATCAGGGTGGTTTGGTTGAAATGAAATCGAAAGGCAAAACATACTCCAGGTGCAATGGGCAGTCGGGTCTTGCTCAGTCTTGGGAAAAATTAGATCGGGTATTGATGGATGTTCCTTTGATCGCTTCTTTTCCAAATGCAATATATTCCTATCTTCAGCGCACTACGTCCGATCACTCTCCTATGGATATTGTATTTAAGAtggatcctttctcttatggcctCTCGCCTTTttggtttcaacaaatgtgggtggatcatccgcAGTTTTTAATGTGTGTTCGCCAGGCATGGTCTGTGCCTGTTGTTGGTCATGGACTCACTAAATTGGCAGTCAAGTTGAAGAATACTAAGGTGGCTTTGCGGGAATGGAATAAACATATTTTCGGCCATACCACTATGCATATTAACTCTCTTGAGAGTCACATTGAAGAGCTTGAAAATAAGCTACATCAAAGCTGGGATGAAGCAACGGAGAGGGACCTTCTTGTCTTGTCTTCGGAACTAGATACTTGGCTTCACCGTGAAGAAACAAGATTGGCTCAAATTTCTAAGTTAAAATGGCACGGGGAAGGTGATcgaaatacaaacactttccaTGCTTGCCTTGCCAATAAACGGCGTAAAAGAGCGGTGGAAATGAGGTGTTCGAATGGGATGGTCTTCAATTCGCCGGAGAGTCTTCATCAAGGAGCAGTggatttcttttctaattttctgcaaGGCATGCCGACTAGATTGTTACCTGACTTGTCGACTCTTATTTCACCTGTTATTTTAGACTCTGATAGTTCTATTATGTGCTCAGTTCCTACTATGAAAGAAGTTTTCTCAGCTTTTTCTTCTAGCCTGTCTAATAGTGCTCTAAGACCTAATGGATTTGGTTCGGgttttttcaaaagttattGGGAGGTAGTGAAAGAGGATGTCTTGGAAGCCATAtctgaattttttgtttctaaacagcttccatga